In one Cercospora beticola chromosome 1, complete sequence genomic region, the following are encoded:
- a CDS encoding uncharacterized protein (antiSMASH:Cluster_8), translated as MGEVSGAEGRKLLDPSELGTKEYWENCYTRELKNHTEDPEDEGINWFEESNAEDVVLKLLSTYDLTSGGSLDREETRFLDLGTGNGHMLFALREDENDCGERWIGEMWGVDYSPTSIRLAEQINEQKKGELESEDDEQGYGKVEFKQWDLLTEDPEEEWLRDGFDVVLDKGTFDAISLMPRTDGEPHPCEVYRERVVKLIKPGDYLFVTSCNWTKEELISWLVTDDSGLRYHDEAKYPTFQFGGRTGQSVVTVVFKRDGLLSGIMRTDTAAVDHSASGSE; from the exons ATGGGTGAAGTTTCTGGTGCTGAAGGGCGCAAATTGCTCGATCCCAGCGAGCTCGGCACGAAGGAGTA CTGGGAGAACTGCTATACGCGCGAACTCAAGAACCACACCGAAGACCCCGAAGACGAAGGAATCAACTGGTTCGAAGAATCCAACGCAGAAGATGTCGTCCTCAAACTCCTCTCAACCTACGACCTCACCTCAGGCGGCTCTCTCGATCGCGAAGAAACGCGTTTTCTGGACCTAGGCACTGGTAACGGCCACATGCTCTTCGCGCTCCGCGAAGATGAGAATGATTGCGGCGAGCGCTGGATTGGAGAAATGTGGGGAGTGGATTACTCGCCTACGAGCATCCGGCTTGCTGAGCAAATCAATGAGCAGAAGAAAGGGGAGTTGgagagcgaggacgatgagcagGGGTATGGGAAAGTGGAGTTCAAGCAGTGGGATTTGTTGACGGAGGATCCAGAGGAGGAGTGGCTGAGGGACGGGTTTGATGTCGTGCTGGACAAGGGCACTTTCGATGCGATTTCACTGATGCCGAGGACGGATGGCGAACCGCATCCTTGTGAGGTTTACAGGGAACGAGTTGTGAAGCTGATCAAGCCGGGCGACTATCTTTTCGTCACATCATGTAATTGGACGAAGGAGGAGCTGATTTCGTGGCTGGTTACGGATGACAGTGGTTTGCGGTATCACGATGAGGCGAAGTATCCTACATTCCAATTTGGTGGCAGAACAGGGCAGAGTGTGGTTACGGTGGTTTTCAAGCGGGATGGCTTGCTTTCAGGCATTATGCGCACTGACACTGCAGCGGTCGATCACTCAGCATCGGGGTCAGAGTAG
- a CDS encoding uncharacterized protein (SMCOG1019:aminotransferase~BUSCO:EOG09262DKA~antiSMASH:Cluster_8), whose protein sequence is MVKGDPFKPASRVAGTRQDVWSIVNEAAGQSEKPVVNMGQGFFGYNPPKFCLDAAKEALDKVECNQYSPTAGRPRLRKAIADAYSPYFGRQLDPMKEVTITTGANEGMLSAFMGFLEPGDEAIVFEPYFDQYISNIEMPGGKVVYVPLHPPKDGATKSTSAGEWTLDVKEFEAAITDRTRMVVINTPHNPIGKVFSKEELQAIGDICVKHNIIILSDEVYDALYYVPFTRMATLSPEIAKLTLTVGSAGKLFYATGWRVGYLIGPEHLIKYVSAAHTRICYSSVSPLQEATAAAFEQANEHNFWEESKKEMKSKVDRLTEVFKELDLPYSDPEGGYFVLVNLSKVKLPEDYGFPPHVANRPRDFKLCWFLIKELGVAAIPPTEFFTDANAHIVEDWLRFAVCKNDDVLEQAKERLRGLKKYIQ, encoded by the coding sequence atgGTCAAAGGCGATCCATTCAAGCCCGCGAGTCGGGTTGCGGGCACGAGGCAGGATGTCTGGAGTATCGTCAACGAAGCGGCAGGGCAATCAGAAAAGCCAGTAGTCAACATGGGACAAGGCTTCTTCGGGTACAATCCTCCCAAGTTCTGTCTCGATGCCGCGAAGGAAGCATTGGACAAGGTCGAATGCAATCAATACTCTCCCACCGCAGGGCGACCACGTCTACGAAAAGCAATCGCTGACGCCTACTCGCCCTACTTTGGACGTCAACTGGATCCAATGAAAGAGGTCACAATCACGACTGGAGCGAACGAGGGCATGCTGTCGGCTTTCATGGGTTTCCTCGAGCCAGGGGATGAAGCGATTGTTTTCGAGCCTTACTTCGATCAATACATTTCCAACATTGAGATGCCGGGTGGCAAGGTCGTCTATGTGCCCTTACATCCACCAAAGGACGGCGCTACAAAGAGCACGAGTGCGGGCGAGTGGACGTTGGACGTCAAGGAATTCGAAGCAGCGATCACAGATCGAACAAGAATGGTGGTTATCAACACTCCACACAATCCAATCGGCAAGGTCTTCAGTAAGGAAGAGTTGCAGGCTATTGGGGATATCTGCGTAAagcacaacatcatcatTTTGTCTGATGAAGTGTATGATGCGCTGTACTACGTACCCTTCACTCGGATGGCCACACTTTCGCCAGAAATTGCAAAGTTGACTTTGACTGTCGGCTCAGCGGGCAAGCTCTTCTACGCGACAGGGTGGCGAGTAGGCTACCTCATTGGACCAGAGCATTTGATTAAATACGTCTCGGCAGCACACACCAGAATCTGTTACAGCAGCGTCAGTCCGCTCCAAGAAGCCACAGCTGCCGCATTCGAGCAAGCAAACGAGCACAACTTCTGGGAGGAGAGTAAGAAGGAAATGAAGAGCAAAGTGGATCGCTTGACGGAAGTCTTCAAAGAGCTTGATTTGCCATATTCTGATCCAGAAGGAGGATACTTTGTGCTGGTCAACCTTAGCAAGGTTAAGCTGCCCGAAGACTACGGCTTCCCGCCGCATGTTGCAAACCGCCCTCGAGATTTCAAGCTCTGCTGGTTCCTCATCAAAGAGCTGGGAGTAGCGGCTATTCCGCCGACTGAGTTCTTCACCGATGCGAACGCTCATATTGTGGAGGACTGGTTACGGTTCGCGGTCTGCAAGAACGATGATGTCCTCGAGCAGGCGAAGGAGCGTCTTCGAGGCTTGAAGAAGTACATCCAATAG
- a CDS encoding uncharacterized protein (antiSMASH:Cluster_8) — translation MIYDTIASDTEQLVIRNGKIVDHPLAQVNRQIREEFGPIFLGTFSLSSNSNASTKRFTPDKIIWQLQNFNFAESIQVLERCLVTPTTKFDIQVRVTKQLHRDDWKKLWPWVQFCDTLMPKAEFQGKTLATKYEVTLECKACNPYAASHELYVETLPYILKGAGGPHGMFSGYEEIAKIRYALKDAGSKMA, via the coding sequence ATGATTTACGACACCATCGCCTCAGACACCGAACAACTAGTCATCCGAAACGGCAAAATTGTCGACCACCCTCTAGCACAAGTCAACAGACAAATCCGGGAAGAATTTGGCCCGATCTTTCTCGGGACTTTCTCATTATCGTCAAACAGTAACGCGTCAACAAAGCGTTTCACTCCCGACAAGATTATTTGGCAACTCCAAAACTTCAATTTTGCCGAATCAATTCAAGTCCTCGAACGCTGCCTCGTAACTCCAACCACAAAATTTGATATCCAGGTCAGAGTAACGAAACAGCTACATCGAGACGACTGGAAGAAGTTGTGGCCATGGGTACAATTTTGCGACACGTTGATGCCGAAAGCGGAATTCCAAGGGAAGACTTTGGCCACGAAATATGAGGTGACGTTGGAATGTAAGGCTTGTAATCCTTATGCGGCGAGTCATGAGTTGTATGTGGAGACATTACCGTATATTCTCAAAGGAGCTGGAGGGCCGCATGGGATGTTTTCGGGATATGAGGAGATTGCGAAGATTCGATACGCATTGAAAGATGCGGGGAGTAAGATGGCTTAA
- a CDS encoding uncharacterized protein (antiSMASH:Cluster_8): MAGDTISVVPGHSLGFMALGSSLHEVLTTLKDDITRYPKIDLSFSQLAPLLTPTVVSLPENGLRLRFDGCDQRLRLIEVMDFDKARVAYKGSELVKEGSTATFKRIYQLFGASYPGEYLPPRTGKAGTYTLSWPGVAFTFPLQHSAWAPDKDHVSLLGSHAASSATFMAVFEGNSWPEARETLFVKPPEGPRTSAIVSQPRDMLPAEVEAAVISGAGKIELLRRAPASSFDITLGRTTPQDLLTELGPPDGYHKRDMQPAIEPSAHPRPRSTSRTNGRAHPTPPSSYSSTGTDTYDTDFDSGDTEDDAAERAGRETFWSYFRHGVDILVGPYNDQVSFPEELSHLPRTPLSSSPHLVVLKVVMHGNIPGSYAFNRHRRLRWQLSLRGASSVLTSEHTFEEIQPDLMQAFRGVWPESEMGRGKVINRTWGGSPSDSSFFLPDTDTDLVEGTGSESFIDNSKLHNFPGLTFEVLSNGAISALTVS, translated from the coding sequence ATGGCGGGCGACACTATCTCCGTTGTGCCTGGCCATAGCCTGGGCTTCATGGCTCTCGGCTCCTCTCTCCACGAGGTCCTCACCACGCTCAAAGACGACATCACGCGCTACCCCAAGATCGACCTGTCTTTCTCTCAGTTGGCACCCCTCCTTACCCCAACTGTGGTGTCTCTGCCTGAGAATGGCCTCCGTCTTCGGTTTGACGGCTGCGACCAGCGTTTACGCTTGATCGAGGTCATGGATTTTGACAAAGCAAGAGTGGCGTACAAGGGCAGTGAACTGGTCAAAGAAGGCTCGACGGCTACCTTTAAGCGTATCTACCAGCTCTTCGGCGCTTCGTATCCGGGTGAATATCTGCCACCCAGGACCGGCAAAGCTGGGACATATACTCTCTCGTGGCCAGGTGTTGCCTTTACATTTCCGCTGCAGCACTCCGCATGGGCGCCAGATAAGGACCATGTATCTCTACTTGGCTCGCATGCTGCCTCATCTGCAACGTTCATGGCCGTGTTCGAGGGCAACAGCTGGCCTGAAGCACGGGAGACGCTGTTTGTGAAGCCGCCTGAGGGGCCACGAACAAGTGCCATCGTCTCTCAACCACGCGACATGCTGCCTGCTGAGGTTGAAGCTGCTGTCATTAGTGGTGCTGGAAAGATCGAGCTGCTAAGACGTGCTCCGGCGTCTTCTTTCGACATCACGTTGGGCCGCACAACACCGCAAGACCTTCTCACTGAACTTGGTCCACCAGACGGTTATCATAAGCGGGATATGCAACCGGCGATCGAACCATCTGCACACCCGAGGCCACGCAGTACATCGCGAACGAATGGGAGAGCGCATCCAACTCCTCCATCCAGCTATTCCTCGACTGGCACTGACACGTACGACACAGACTTCGATTCAGGCGATACCGAGGACGATGCAGCAGAGCGAGCTGGGAGAGAGACCTTTTGGAGCTACTTCAGACACGGTGTGGACATTCTGGTGGGACCTTACAATGACCAAGTCTCGTTCCCGGAAGAGCTGTCCCACTTGCCACGAACACCACTGTCGTCAAGTCCACACCTGGTAGTTCTGAAGGTGGTCATGCACGGCAACATTCCCGGCTCATATGCCTTCAACCGGCATCGAAGATTACGGTGGCAATTATCACTCCGAGGAGCCAGCAGCGTTCTCACATCCGAGCACACATTCGAAGAAATTCAGCCGGATCTCATGCAAGCATTTCGAGGTGTCTGGCCCGAATCGGAAATGGGAAGAGGCAAAGTCATCAACCGAACATGGGGCGGTTCACCGAGCGACagtagcttcttcttgcccgaTACCGATACGGATTTGGTGGAAGGTACTGGAAGTGAGAGCTTCATTGATAACAGCAAGCTGCATAACTTTCCCGGCCTGACCTTCGAGGTATTGAGCAATGGCGCTATCAGTGCCCTGACCGTATCTTGA
- a CDS encoding uncharacterized protein (antiSMASH:Cluster_8), whose translation MRPGLGRPGVNRAATATPIMNGRISPAESIASSRNRTPKRKAPAGPEPESGEETNINVVVRCRGRNDREVKENSGVVVSTDGIKGKKVELSMGPSALSNKAYQFDKVFSPASDQGMVFEEVVAPILDEVLNGFNCTIFAYGQTGTGKTYTMSGDISDTLPIPEAAGIIPRVLHTLFAKLGDESEKIEHSVKCSFIELYNEELRDLLAADDHTKLKIFDEANKNGRTTTMVQGMEETHIKTASKGIKLLRDGSHKRQVAATKCNDLSSRSHTVFTITVYQKRTSDTGEDFVCSGKLNLVDLAGSENIQRSGAENKRAAEAGLINKSLLTLGRVINALVDKSSHIPYRESKLTRLLQDSLGGKTKTCIIATLSPAKSNLEETISTLDYAFRAKNIRNKPQVNQMMSKKTLLREWTSEIEKLKSELIATRQRNGVYLTAEAYEDITAESESRRILSEEQRDKIETMEVNLRNKVNELFLLTSNFQTLKKSNEETKTILDSTKGVLAKTELVLEHTKTVLAEEEMLRKAHEETEERLAEVGGDLLGTLETTTTHVDKLHSKLRRRSDLQDVNRTRWADSQGQVSTATMGVEERIEVVRAQQECLIAALSGRMQSFVSDEMQELKSSKEFLQQKAAAFEASQAEVDAQTSKSRDDMNEVLHEIGTLREDVKDKVGAGLNDMSSAAQRISEGIATELDAFHGQLQDSYVTLGRDFKTLFDDLIRRMNEQQAEAQRLRQEILEANASFVEASHSSQDHLRQAVEKEREVAAKERETLLTQIGSLINNSAAAQESRMAGYLESANKRIKTSADEYAVVQQTYGNGMDSWSRSGQELIDSSVQARETIKTKLKTDWTNANENTIKITETTKAVHGETVRIVNGQMAQMDNQLVALDEIVSRVRAQNEEHHDAHTASLGQLASNVQESYRNIGEHFETSYNRTQALDIDMQDRAEVLVQTLPALAEEGEVRQALRSLREENSSAQLAEYSITGETPARMQYMYPTTLPRTESHETLLNRMRGIVPRDPLASPPKSPNKRFSPSKMRNSPSKSSPSKPQASPTKMTNVFTDTPPVLTAPASASTSRPQTASSLSSVASLRELDANALANTGSATATFTISEEGADEEENIVGDACKVPEPRLKRHKTDSIVHQQTDSKLPTKRSARMTVAGGALGVAEKEKENFNLSASVGPIGRRLRSRGSD comes from the coding sequence ATGCGCCCAGGACTCGGTCGCCCGGGCGTAAACCGAgctgcgacagcgacaccCATCATGAACGGCCGGATATCGCCAGCAGAGAGTATCGCGTCGTCGCGGAATAGGACTCCCAAACGGAAAGCGCCTGCTGGACCGGAACCCGAGTCTGGAGAAGAGACGAACATCAATGTGGTGGTACGGTGTCGAGGGAGGAATGACAGGGAAGTCAAGGAGAACAGCGGCGTCGTGGTATCAACCGATGGcatcaagggcaagaaggtggAATTGTCGATGGGACCAAGCGCGTTGAGCAATAAGGCATATCAGTTTGACAAGGTGTTTTCGCCCGCCTCTGACCAGGGCATGGTGTTTGAGGAAGTGGTGGCTCCCATTCTGGACGAAGTGCTCAATGGCTTCAACTGCACAATTTTCGCATATGGACAGACAGGCACGGGCAAAACATATACCATGTCGGGCGACATCAGCGACACCCTTCCCATACCTGAAGCAGCCGGTATCATCCCACGAGTACTGCATACATTGTTCGCGAAACTGGGCGACGAATCGGAGAAGATTGAGCATAGCGTGAAATGCTCATTCATTGAACTATATAATGAGGAATTGCGCGATCTGCTTGCAGCCGACGATCACACAAAGCTGAAGATATTCGATGAAGCCAACAAGAATGGGAGGACTACAACCATGGTACAGGGCATGGAGGAGACACACATCAAGACTGCCTCGAAAGGCATTAAATTGCTGCGAGATGGTAGCCACAAGAGACAAGTCGCAGCAACAAAGTGCAACGATCTGTCGTCGCGTTCTCACACCGTCTTTACAATTACAGTATACCAGAAGCGCACGTCCGATACTGGAGAAGACTTCGTGTGCTCTGGAAAGCTGAATCTGGTGGACTTGGCTGGATCCGAAAACATTCAGCGTTCTGGTGCAGAAAACAAACGTGCAGCCGAGGCTGGCTTGATCAACAAATCTCTGCTCACATTGGGGCGTGTCATCAACGCGCTGGTCGACAAGAGCAGCCATATTCCATATCGAGAGTCGAAGCTCACGCGTCTACTACAAGACTCTCTCGGTGGCAAGACCAAGACCTGCATCATTGCGACCTTGTCCCCAGCAAAGAGCAATCTTGAGGAGACGATCAGTACTCTGGACTATGCTTTCCGCGCAAAGAATATTCGCAACAAACCACAAGTCAACCAAATGATGTCAAAGAAGACGCTGCTTAGGGAGTGGACTtctgagatcgagaagctcaagtcgGAGCTCATAGCCACAAGACAGCGAAACGGTGTCTACCTCACCGCCGAAGCGTACGAAGACATTACAGCCGAGTCAGAGTCGCGGAGAATTTTGAGCGAAGAGCAACGCGACAAAATCGAGACTATGGAAGTAAATCTGCGCAATAAAGTTAACGAGCTATTTCTACTTACCAGTAACTTCCAAACCTTGAAGAAGAGCAATGAGGAGACCAAGACGATCCTGGACAGCACGAAGGGCGTGCTCGCTAAGACTGAGCTTGTACTGGAGCACACAAAGACCGTTctggctgaagaagagatgcTCCGAAAAGCCCATGAAGAGACCGAGGAGAGACTGGCTGAGGTTGGGGGAGATCTTTTGGGAACACTGGAAACGACCACGACCCATGTCGATAAGCTGCACTCGAAACTTCGAAGACGGTCTGATCTCCAGGATGTGAATCGAACCCGATGGGCAGACTCTCAAGGCCAGGTATCGACTGCAACGATGGGCGTCGAAGAGCGCATCGAGGTAGTTCGTGCGCAGCAAGAGTGTCTGATCGCTGCATTATCTGGCCGCATGCAGTCGTTCGTATCTGACGAAATGCAAGAGCTGAAATCGTCAAAGGAGTTCTTGCAACAGAAGGCGGCTGCTTTTGAGGCGTCACAAGCAGAAGTGGACGCCCAGACAAGCAAGTCGCGAGATGACATGAACGAAGTGTTGCACGAAATTGGCACACTTCGTGAGGACGTGAAAGACAAGGTCGGTGCCGGGCTGAACGACATGTCCTCTGCTGCACAACGCATTAGTGAAGGCATCGCTACCGAACTCGACGCCTTCCATGGCCAATTGCAAGACTCTTATGTGACACTTGGACGAGACTTCAAGACGTTGTTTGACGACCTCATCCGTCGCATGAACGAACAGCAGGCAGAAGCTCAACGTTTACGTCAAGAAATACTAGAGGCGAATGCAAGTTTTGTCGAGGCCAGTCATTCGTCGCAAGATCATCTCAGGCAAGCTGTAGAAAAAGAGCGCGAGGTTGCGGCTAAAGAGCGCGAGACTTTGCTGACGCAAATTGGATCGCTGATCAACAACTCTGCCGCAGCACAAGAGTCGCGAATGGCTGGGTACCTTGAGAGTGCTAACAAGCGCATCAAGACATCCGCCGACGAGTATGCCGTCGTGCAGCAGACTTATGGCAATGGCATGGATTCTTGGAGCAGGAGTGGCCAGGAGCTGATCGATTCATCTGTCCAAGCCCGAGAGACAATTAAGACCAAGCTCAAGACGGATTGGACCAATGCCAACGAGAATACGATCAAGATCACCGAGACCACGAAAGCAGTCCATGGCGAGACTGTTCGGATCGTGAATGGACAAATGGCTCAAATGGACAATCAGCTTGTTGCTTTGGACGAAATTGTGTCAAGAGTTCGTGCTCAGAATGAGGAGCACCACGATGCCCACACAGCCAGCCTGGGACAGCTTGCAAGCAACGTCCAAGAAAGCTATCGCAACATCGGCGAGCACTTCGAGACCTCCTACAATCGAACTCAAGCACTCGATATCGATATGCAGGATCGCGCTGAAGTTCTCGTTCAGACACTTCCTGCCCTGGCTGAAGAGGGAGAAGTGCGACAAGCGCTGCGCAGTCTTCGCGAGGAGAACAGCTCTGCTCAGCTGGCAGAGTACTCAATCACTGGCGAGACTCCTGCTCGGATGCAGTACATGTACCCAACTACTCTCCCTCGCACAGAGAGCCACGAAACTCTGCTCAACCGAATGCGCGGCATAGTGCCTCGAGATCCTCTCGCTTCGCCCCCGAAGTCGCCTAACAAGCGCTTTTCGccatcgaagatgaggaaCAGTCCTTCGAAGAGCAGTCCAAGCAAGCCCCAAGCCAGCCCAACAAAGATGACCAACGTCTTCACCGATACTCCGCCGGTCCTTACAGCTCCTGCCTCGGCATCTACTTCTCGACCTCAGACTGCAAGTTCGCTAAGTAGTGTGGCAAGTCTTCGAGAGCTAGATGCTAATGCACTGGCAAACACAGgatcagcaacagcaacttTCACCATTAGCGAAGAGGgtgctgatgaggaggaaaACATCGTTGGGGATGCTTGCAAGGTCCCCGAGCCAAGACTGAAGAGACACAAGACTGACAGTATTGTGCATCAACAGACCGATAGCAAGTTGCCGACCAAGCGTAGTGCGCGGATGACAGTGGCTGGAGGGGCGTTAGGGGttgcggagaaggagaaagagaatttcAACCTGAGCGCCAGCGTTGGCCCAATTGGGAGGCGACTAAGGAGCCGTGGGAGCGATTAA
- the ERG9 gene encoding bifunctional farnesyl-diphosphate farnesyltransferase/squalene synthase (antiSMASH:Cluster_8~BUSCO:EOG09262HA6) has protein sequence MPSAKTVAYYLFHLQELRAIIQWKTWHNPVHERDESKESANLKECFRFLNLTSRSFAAVIQELHPELLVPVCLFYLILRGLDTIEDDMTIPIERKEPLLRKFDEFIEDEAWTFDGNGPNEKDRELLVKFDVVAKEFNKQKAEYKAIIRDITKKMGNGMADYAKNADHNANGVKTIKDYELYCHYVAGLVGEGLTRLFVEAKLANPVLLQRPELMESMGQFLQQTNIIRDIREDHEDKRYFWPKEVWSKHVEKFSDLFEPQNREKALACSSEMVLLALKRADECLFYMAGVKEQSVFNFVAIPQTMAIATLELCFQNPDIFERNVKITKGSACELMMQSTQNLQLVCEVFRRFARKIHRKNNPSDPNFLEISVACGKIEKFIETIFPTQTPRTLPAGSTVVDSAEEARRKEEEAEAKKDVFFMILAIVATLGVVSICMIAAAWFFGARFDLAFKSLKDGNFFPPKGKDAVESIASKYESATTAAAHSEL, from the exons ATGCCTTCCGCCAAAACCGTCGCGTACTACCTCTTTCACCTCCAAGAACTCCGTGCCATCATCCAATGGAAGACCTGGCACAATCCCGTCCACGAACGTGATGAGTCCAAAGAGTCCGCCAACCTCAAAGAGTGCTTCCGTTTCCTCAACCTCACCTCCCGCTCCTTCGCCGCTGTGATCCAAGAGCTGCATCCCGAACTCCTCGTTCCCGTCTGCCTTTTCTACCTCATCCTCCGCGGTCTCGATACCATCGAAGACGATATGACGATTCCTATCGAGCGCAAAGAACCTCTGCTCAGAAAGTTTGATGAGTTCATTGAGGACGAAGCCTGGACGTTTGATGGCAATGGGCCGAATGAGAAGGATCGAGAGCTTTTGGTCAAGTTCGATGTTGTGGCTAAGGAGTTCAACAAGCAGAAGGCAGAGTACAAGGCCATCATCAGGGACATCACCAAGAAGATGGGAAATGGCATGGCGGACTATGCGAAAAATGCGGATCACAATGCGAACGGAGTCAAGACAATCAAGGACTATGAGCTGTACTGCCATTACGTTGCGGGACTGGTGGGAGAGGGTTTGACGAGATTGTTCGTGGAAGCGAAACTCGCGAACCCGGTGCTGTTACAGCGACCTGAGTTGATGGAGAGTATGGGACAATTTTTGCAGCAGACGAACATTATTCGTGATATTCGAGAGGATCATGAGGATAAGAGATATTTCTGGCCCAAGGAGGTTTGGTCGAAACATGTGGAGAAGTTCTCGGATCTGTTCGAGCCGCAGAATCGGGAGAAGGCCTTGGCCTGTAGTAGTGAGATGGTGTTGTTGGCGCTGAAGAGGGCGGATGAGTGCTTGTTCTACATGGCTGGAGTGAAGGAGCAGAGTGTGTTCAACTTCGTTGCGATTCCCCAGACGATGGCCATTGCGACGCTGGAGCTGTGCTTCCAGAACCCAGACATTTTCGAGAGGAACGTCAAGATCACGAAGGGCTCGGCGTGTGAGTTGATGATGCAAAGCACACAGAATCTGCAACTGGTTTGCGAGGTCTTCCGACGATTTGCGAGGAAAATCCACAGGAAGAATAACCCTAGCGATCCGAACTTCTTGGAGATCAGCGTCGCATGCGGGAAGATCGAGAAGTTCATTGAGACGATTTTCCCGACGCAGACGCCCAGGACTCTGCCAGCCGGCAGCACAGTGGTCGACTCAGCGGAGGAGGCGAGGAGaaaggaggaagaggcagaggcgaagaaggacgtCTTCTTCATGATCTTGGCCATCGTTGCTACATTAGGAGTGGTCTCGATCTGCATG ATCGCTGCGGCGTGGTTCTTTGGTGCGCGATTCGATCTCGCATTCAAGTCACTCAAGGACGGAAATTTCTTCCCACCAAAAGGCAAGGATGCCGTCGAAAGCATCGCAAGCAAATACGAGAGTGCGACGACAGCCGCAGCCCATTCCGAGCTGTAG
- a CDS encoding uncharacterized protein (antiSMASH:Cluster_8), whose amino-acid sequence MFAASTTTSFSHSGTFADNSHYSYTYSYTSYQPSPSPATIPYDAYFSELASRELGRQMQLPLPYGSMNDSLSSFHESVKAVPRYLPDRTGPRIELLGDINEDRIEELSMKPKSSYTGKSRRDSAVSIASSSASSRTLKPSTQQQQQRRKVASRANTYPLPLPLPPIPQPMHSKNNSPSSDTSTSAKRSSKRQQQDWALVQYPTMPSARRSEVAPEDSISQVSSSGRRSSAGSRYQYVPPEERRGRTRTRGETWESVVSGCQQQQQPPPSMMMMQQPVPSGKFETRVITPWD is encoded by the coding sequence ATGTTCGCCGCATCGACAACTACATCTTTCTCCCACTCAGGGACATTCGCGGACAATTCCCATTACAGTTATACCTACTCGTACACGTCCTACCAACCCTCACCAAGTCCAGCGACAATTCCTTACGATGCTTACTTCTCAGAACTGGCCAGCCGAGAACTCGGCCGCCAGATGCAACTCCCACTCCCGTACGGCAGTATGAACGACTCTTTGTCTTCTTTCCACGAGAGCGTCAAAGCAGTCCCTCGATACCTCCCCGATAGAACAGGACCGAGGATCGAACTTCTCGGAGACATCAACGAAGACAGGATCGAAGAGTTGTCCATGAAGCCAAAATCCTCATACACAGGAAAATCAAGGCGTGACAGCGCAGTATCAATTGCGTCTTCGTCGGCTTCCTCGAGGACGTTGAAGCCTTCcactcaacaacaacaacaacgtcGCAAAGTGGCAAGCAGAGCGAACACTTATCCGCTTCCTCTGCCTTTGCCTCCGATTCCACAACCCATGCATTCGAAGAAtaattctccttcttctgatACAAGTACGTCTGCGAAGCGGTCTTCGAAGCGGCAACAGCAAGATTGGGCGCTTGTTCAGTATCCTACTATGCCGTCAGCGCGACGAAGTGAAGTTGCTCCGGAGGATTCTATTTCGCAGGTTTCGTCGAGTGGGAGGAGGTCGAGTGCTGGCTCTCGATATCAGTATGTGCCgccggaggagaggaggggaaggacgaggacgaggggTGAGACGTGGGAGAGTGTGGTCAGTGGAtgtcaacagcagcagcagccaccgccgtcgatgatgatgatgcagcaaCCTGTTCCGAGTGGGAAATTTGAGACGAGGGTTATTACGCCCTGGGACTGA
- a CDS encoding uncharacterized protein (antiSMASH:Cluster_8), translated as MKVNIKSYTAVASWKWDLPPGSDKDCGICRVDFEGTCSKCKYPGDECPIMIGECKHCFHMHCIAVWLQSESSQGRCPMCRQPFREKVAEVKGAGPQTPAGRQPPRSGGTGASNRSG; from the exons ATGAAGGTCAATATCAAGTCCTACACCGCCGTGGCCTCGTGGAAGTGGGACCTGCCGCCAGGCTCCGACAAGGACTGCGGCATCTGTCGGGTCGACTTCGAAGGTACCTGCTCCAAGTGCAAGTATCCAGGCGACGAGTGCCCCATCA TGATCGGCGAGTGCAAGCATTGCTTCCACATGCACTGCATCGCCGTCTGGCTCCAGTCCGAGTCCTCTCAGGGCCGTTGCCCAATGTGCCGCCAGCCTTTCCGCGAGAAGGTCGCTGAGGTCAAGGGCGCCGGTCCGCAGACTCCAGCTGGTCGCCAGCCGCCACGCAGTGGTGGCACCGGCGCTTCGAACCGTTCTGGTTGA